Proteins from a single region of Apium graveolens cultivar Ventura chromosome 7, ASM990537v1, whole genome shotgun sequence:
- the LOC141673855 gene encoding uncharacterized protein LOC141673855 yields MELIVSLLLGDDAKKGEISKSKYKQLQLKTDDKDDVPDGGSKGGKSVGRNKGGYIVGSGCTSKSTIQRRSKGGSSIGAGRKKSAILIKELTIMTITERQTLTMTNAYEDQVNPPEFKGSADPVEANAWLKEIEKAFELVGVRDEQKTKFASYFLKGEANYWWESKKLLEEDPDNLSVTEYEAKFTELARFVPDQVDTDEKTAKRFQKGLKYWIQDKVAMFEMTSYVAVVQKAMVIKSKSDTSQKEREAKKRKFKSLGGGPQQSNFQNCFNKKPEIQPNRNINFRKPSNGNGNQVNQARYCGGRHVGNCSTNVLCFKCGKKGHFANKCPRLANNTPRITGAPSQRVPRIEGPPAQPKARTFNMSMKDAVQSSEVVAGTLPVNSINAKVLIDSGATRSFISTDFVDKLHYELEPLDKALMIELANKNQVAVDQVCLKCDIEIWGHHFQASLIPFKLGEFDVILGMDWLSKNNAQIDCKNRRVRLQSGDQKKKVVFRGNKKEEKFLSIAQAKKLLSQNCGAFLANVIDTEKEILNLEAVPIVNEFPDVFPGDLPGLPLDQEIEFAIELTPGTDPVFKAPYRMAPIEMKELFSKCEFWLREVQFLGHVISNEGVKVDPSKIEAVMNWERPKTPTEVRSFMGLAGYYRRFVQNFARITTPLTKLTRKNEKSEWTEKCEESFQELKNGLLSEPVLVLLDDQGNFVIYSDASHKGLGCVLMQHDKVVLVLGVAVVSKEEKCGAAIVIVNFAGGRSWQGNGFDLSAT; encoded by the exons ATGGAGCTGATTGTTTCCCTTCttcttggtgatgatgccaaaaaaggggaaaTTTCAAAATCTAAATACAAACAGCTTCAGCTAAAAACTGATGACAAAGATGATGTTCCAGATGGTGGGAGTAAAGGTGGGAAGTCGGTTGGGAGGAACAAGGGTGGATATATTGTTGGCTCTGGCTGCACTTCTAAGTCTACTATCCAAAGAAGAAGTAAAGGTGGAAGCAGTATTGGAGCTGGAAGGAAGAAATCTGCAATTCTCATAAAAGAACTGACTATTATGACTATTACTGAAAGACAAACTCTAACAATGACAAATGCTtatgaagaccaag TAAATCCACCTGAATTCAAAGGGAGTGCTGATCCAGTTGAAGCGAATGCTTGGCttaaagaaatagaaaaagcatTTGAATTGGTTGGAGTAAGAGATGAACAGAAAACCAAGTTTGCCAGTTATTTCCTCAAGGGGGAGGCAAACTACTGGTGGGAATCCAAAAAGTTGTTGGAAGAAGATCCAG ACAATTTGAGTGTTACGGAATATGAGGCAAAGTTCACGGAATTAGCTAGATTTGTTCCCGATCAAGTTGACACGGATGAAAAAACGGCAAAAAGATTTCAGAAGGGGTTGAAATATTGGATTCAGGATAAAGTGGCTATGTTTGAAATGACTTCCTATGTGGCAGTAGTCCAGAAAGCAATGGTCATCAAAAGTAAAAGTGACACATCTCAAAAAGAAAGGGAGGCAAAGAAAAGGAAATTTAAATCTTTGGGAGGAGGACCACAACAAAGCAACTTTCAGAACTGTTTCAATAAGAAGCCAGAAATTCAGCCAAACCGAAATATAAACTTTAGGAAACCATCTAATGGAAATGGGAACCAAGTTAATCAGGCCAG ATACTGTGGTGGAAGGCATGTTGGGAACTGTTCAACCAATGTGCtgtgtttcaagtgtggaaagaaaggacatTTTGCTAATAAGTGTCCAA GATTGGCCAATAATACACCCAGGATCACAGGTGCCCCATCTCAAAGGGtaccaaggattgaaggacctCCAGCTCAGCCCAAAGCCAGAACatttaacatgtcaatgaaagatgcAGTTCAGAGTTCGGAggtagttgcaggtacgcttccagtaaACTCCATAAATGCTAAAGttttgattgattctggagctaccagGTCATTTATTTCTACGGATTTTGTTGATAAACTGCATTATGAATTAGAACCGTTAGACAAAGCGCTAATGATAGaactagctaataagaatcaagtgGCAGTAGATCAAGTATGTCTGAAGTGTGACATTGAGATATGGGGACATCATTTTCAAGCTAGCTTAAtaccctttaagttgggagaatttgatgttatcctAGGGATGGATTGGTTGTCGAAGAATAATGCTCAAATCGACTGTAAAAATAGAAGAGTGAGGCTTCAGTCAGGGGATCAAAAGAAGAAAGTGGTATTCAGGGGAAATAAAAAAGAGGAGAAATTCTTATCAATAGCTCAAGCCAAGAAATTGCTAAGCCAGAATTGTGGAGCATTTTTAGCCAACGTAATAGATACCGAGAAGGAGATTCTAAATCTAGAAGCTGTTCCGATAGTTAATGAGTTTCCAGACGTATTCCCAGGTGATTTACCAGGATTACCTCTCGACCAAGAAATTGAGTTTGCTATTGAATTGACACCAGGAACAGACCCAGTTTTTAAGGCTCCATACCGGATGGCCCCaattgaaatgaaggaattg ttttcaaagtgtgagttttggttacgaGAAGTACAATTTCTGGGGCATGTTATTAGTAATGAAGGAGTGAAAGTAGACCCGTCAAAGATTGAAGCCGtcatgaattgggaaagaccgaagaCTCCAACAGAGGTGAGAAGCTTtatgggattagcaggttactatagaagatttgtgcaaaaCTTCGCAAGGATAACTACTCCACTGACAAAacttaccaggaaaaatgagaaatCTGAATGGACAgagaagtgcgaggaaagtttccaagaattaaagaacgGATTACTATCAGAACCAGTACTGGTCTTActagatgatcaagggaacttcgtaatttacagtgacgcttcacaCAAGGGTTTAGgctgtgttttgatgcaacatgataag GTTGTGTTGGTATTAGGTGTGGCTGTAGTGTCCAAAGAGGAGAAGTGCGGGGCTGCAATAGTAATTGTTAACTTCGCAGGAGGAAGAAGCTGGCAGGGGAATGGTTTCGATTTATCTGCTACGTGA